GGAATGTGCTACTTAGAAATACACTTTATTTATTCGAATGTGGTTCAGAATTGGAGCACAAGTCATGTGCATTTGGCTCCATTTGCTTTGTAAAATCATGAAAAGCCATTAAACCTTATTTGGATGATTTTGAATGtctaagaaagaaagaaagaaaaaaatatatatatattaagaAAATGTGATAGATTGAAGTGGAGCAAGTAGGAAACCTGCAGAGACAACTGTTAAAGTGTCATTAGGACCTCACACACAGGACAAAGGCCGGAGAGCACCTCAGCTGTCTGTTGACATGCGGGTGTAAGGGCCGAGCTGATGCTTACGATACCCAGAGGTGTGCGGACCACACAGGGGAAGATAAATGCTCCTCGGCACAGAGAGGCAGCTTGATGCCATCTTCGGTTTTAtttcttcctctcctgtttCACTCTGAACAAGACAGTGAGTCAGAACAAAAGCTGGGATGTTTACACAACTGGACTGACCGTTTTCAGCCGCCAAGGTGAGAGGATTACTGTAAGAATGAAACAATTAATATTATCGTGCATTAATTCATGTCAAGTGAATAGAATTTTCTTTCTCCATTTCAGTGATCTTAAGCTTGGACTATCATTTTAAATGAGATTTAAAGTAATGTTTAATAGtaaaatgtccatattttcCAAATGGATAATGCATGTACATACATACATCAACATGTATTGATCCAGGTGGAAGTCATGTTGTCATCCACCaataaaaataccaaaaatgCAATTTAGTAACTCAAATTCAGTCCAatacaaacaccaaaaaaatcCACTAATGAATTTACTGATCTATAAACAGCTCACAGGACAAAGACAAGAGTAGAAAAAGATAAATATCTGGGTgaaaacagagacactgaggaggCGATACACAGTCCTCCgtggaaataaatggaaataacacaacagagtttgggatttttgtgacatttcacaTAAATAAACAATCTGATGGTTCTGTTTTCCAAAAACCTGAATTAAAAATCCAGTTTCATcagaaagtttgatttgatatttcatttttttttttctttttaaatcgaATCATGAATGCATCTTCTGATGGAAATCGAGGCAAGGGCGAATATTTTCAACAGGTATTTACACAAAGCATCTTCTTGGCGCTTTCTGAGCTCCACCCAGCATCAGTGTTTAAAGCCTAATCAGGGAGCGAGCAGATGGAGACACGCTGACATTCCCGAGCAGTTGGAGGGAACGGCGCGGCAGatgctttgcttttatttttaacgTGTCCGCTCGCTCATTTGGAGGTATGGCAGCCCGAGCAGGACAAAGAGCCCATGGACAAATATGTTGGCTTTGTGAGGACAACAGCTGGGAGGACCAGACCAGGAAGTCGTTTCACTTCATTAAAGGCTCAgcatgagagcagcagagcttttctcctcactctctccatcagtctacTCCTCCCTCCGGTCTGTCTCCGCACATATGCACACGCCTTAGTTATCAGCGGCGGCCGCAAATATGAGGAGTCCACCTAATCCCTTCGCATTACACTCAAGTGTTTCCCCCATTAATTCTTTCACTGGACACTCTTTATGAATGGCCGTGAATTTCATGGTAATTTACTTCTACAATACGCTAAGGAAGAGTTTaagacttttgttttctctAAGAATTGGAAATAAACATTCCTGCAAAACAGAAGTCAAGTGTTTCTGTACAGTTTCAGGACATCATGATAAAATAGGCCTGAAAATATGCATTTGTTAATATATCGCAGAACACTGTGTCTGTGATCACTTCAAGAAATGCCAGTAAGTGTCAGTCAGCAGTAGACTGCAGATGGTTACTgtaatgtaaacattattttattaacatactattaaaaataattcctgCCTGTTACTGTATGGTGTAAAATTTTCTCAGAACCATCCAACtaaattcaacatttctgtAGTATTTCTGCGTTGTCAATACGTTTTCATTATAAAAGATTGCAATGAAGTTTGTGGTGCAACATGACACAGATACGGCCATacagagccctgatcattcaaaggcagcttttaaatggaaatacAGAAATCTATTGGCATACatccattgtgttttattattcttttacaaatgtagaaatactATCTACAGCTACAAATCAAGGTTGATGAACTCGACCTCACTGAGACTGAAAAATTACTATTATTGCCATATAATGCAATACAGTGTGTTGTAAACAGATGTTATAAAACATGCATCTACACTTCTGAAAAAAATACACCTCAAAACGAACTTGCAATCTAATGTTGGCCTGCGGGGGCAGCACCGAGCTCACAGGCAACTGATAAACAGGTATAGATAGTTTTTGGGTTTGGAACCAGAGAGTTTAATACTTTCACAGCTTGGCAGCAACAAACTTGTCAATTGTTTGTATGTGATTATTGAAAATGACCATTTGTTTCATAATGCATCTTCAGAATTGTTCCTCCTAAAACCACAGTATTCAGTTCAATATCATCCAGCATGGAGATTTAGAAAATATCCCACCTGTCCCTTTCtctgtattgtgtgtgtttttgattgcAAACCTCGAGCTCAGCGCCTTCTAAGCTCTTGTGATCTGATCCTCCTACAGTGTGAAAGTAGCCATGCTAATCTCcccgctgctgctccaccgCCACAACCTCTGATCTGCCGCGCCGGGACGTCACGTGTGCCGGCTCATGTGAAAAATCCCCGTTTTGTCTTTTCAAACCAattcagtgactttttttttttttcttccttcattaTAAATATAGATTTTCCTAAAGTGGCCTTGCTTTAATATGAAAATGCACAAATGCATAAGCAGTCTTCCAGTTTTGTCTAATCGCACATACaagtccaaaaacaaacagtggcCCTCATACACATGCATTCGGTGCCCTTTTGGCATCATTGGCCCCGTCAGTAATAGCCAATCACTTCATGATTTTCTCATTCACCGAGTGATGGACAGATCCCCCCTCAGCACCACAATAGAAAACACCTGTTAGAATCTACTTAATCCTGGCCAGCGGCCCTGTTCTCCGGGCTCTCGGGGGCCCTTCCTAATCCGCATAAGGGCACCAGGCCAAGGCCAGGGCAGATTAGGCCTccgccatccatccatccaaccatgcACACACTCCTCTGAGTCTACCCCCTACAACAAGTGTTTGAATCGGCCTCTTAATCCGTGGATTTGGAGGAGCCCTCCACTCATCACACAGCCACCTTCCCCCCTCAGCCCAGACCTAATCTTCATGCATCCCCTTCACATCCACCGGCAGACCTGGCTCCGCGctccccgcccccacccccctttcCCTCCCCCGGTGGGGCTGAAAGCCCATTGATTTGttgatttctcttcttttgtttgCGGCCGGCCGAGTGTTAATGCGACATCCAGGGTCCAGAGCACAGTGCCAGGACTTTTGGCATGGGAGATTAAGCTCCTAATCTGGGCATCTGTCAATGTCCAgtcccccgtctcccccgtgTCTCTGGGGGAGGCCTTTTCTGGagttattttaataataaatgagCTTTTCAAACCGTTAATGTATACAATCACTGAGGAAACTCATTAGGAGAAAAGAGCAGTCAGGAAGCTTGGAAACAGTTTGCTCGTAAAATTAGTTTTATTGACAGATTTTAATGCATGAAGAACTTTGGACAGAGGAGGTctcaagatgaagaaaaaaatactacaTGCAAACCTATGagcctaaacacacacaaaatacacaagAGGTAAAATATATGACTGTTTCTTTTCAAGTAATTTTTCAAATAGTTATCTCAACATATTTTGTAATTCTTTTTAAATGGaccagttttgtttgtttttgaaaaataaccaaaatatCACGGTGTTGTTTTAAGCCGTTCAACAATAAAACTGTGGTTTAATTTAATTGAATAAGATTGATGTATATGTCTTTAATCAGATATGCATCtaacaaaatataaacacaaaagTATTTTAAGAATGAGTtactgttttgtattttttaagcATAATTTGCAATATTTGCTTCACTATTCTGAAAATCAGACTGAACAGCCatcatttaaattcattttcagaCTCTCTTGCATTTTTGTACCACATAAGTTTTATATCAACAATTTTTCACAAAAGCAAAATCCCAAGAATAGCAATTTTATGTAATTTAGTTTTTCTGAAATTTGTTTTGAAGAATGCAGAGATTATGTGGAGGTAAATTAAGCTGAATGCCTGCAGGTGAATGAGAAGAGCAACTAGTACTTCTATGTGAGGGTGGTTTAACAGTCTTGGACAGGCTACATATTTTCATTACTCCTTCCACCTTCTCGACTGTATCCTCCGTTCATTTATACGTTGTCTCCATCTAGTGGGGAAGGTCATGCACGCACATGGAGAGATCCGTTTTTCGCGCAATCATGTCATTGTTTTCTCGAAACTGCCCCAAGCACTTAATCAAGAACATGTCACTCCATtaaagtggtaaaaaaaaaaaagaaaaagattcatACACATCCATTGTTGTTCTATTCAAGAATCTTCACCATATATGCAATGAGGCCAGAAGATGGATACGGTTAACTTAACCTGAGACATGAATAATGTTTCAAGATAATgcataattaaaagaaaatttagaattttatttttggtttttactATTAAAATAccaaaatgtgacttttcaaTAGAAATAATCTTCAGCTCCAGGTTCAGTAATTTATTTCATACATTAAGAAATGTTAATTTCCTGAGGAGCTGAATAAAAATGACCATATTTCACCATATATCGATGGAGACAAATTATAAATTGAATAAGCATCAATACAGAGGATAATAAGTTGAGTATTATGTAGGTTTTATGTATTTAGATGGGAAAAAGTTATATTGTCATCATGATCAcacaataaagtttattcagaCTTGATTTATAAATCAAGTAATTTTcaatttaaagatgttttttcagAATATTAACGATTTAATGCATTAAAAATTACAATATTGCAACGTGTCCATAAGAAAATACCAAACAATGCAATACCTTTATTTAATCTTTCAATCACATTGTTTTTAAACTCAAGTAAATTTATAAACAACATCAATTTAACTTATAATTCAtttgaaaattaattttgtttctCTATCACGAAATACAGCACAGTCATTTATTCCCACTTTTCCACAGAAAAACCCCAACTATTCCACCTGagcaagaagaaagaaaggcaggattcagcctgcagagccaggctcagaggcggaagctttctgctgctccagtcaAGGTGAGCAGATAGAAGAAGACAGAACAACACCTCTGAATGCAGATGTTACATATTCACTGTCAGGTACAGCCTCTCTGATGTTTTCATATCTACATTCAGAACCGGTTGTCACACGGTTGGCAGCAGTTTGCTCACTCCAATTTGCTTTGCGCATTCATTCTGCagaaatgaaattcaaaatgtcAGTTAAGTTTTAAGTTcaaaatcttttgtttttacacagcaAAGACAGTCATATTATTTCCCCCCATCTACATGAAAGTAATTTTGAGAGTCATTATTTGCCAAATGTATGAGTGAAGTGATAGTTTATCCAAAGAAATATTAAGTTTTctcctttattttctcctcaccgcctaaataacataataatacagcctgtgatggagctgtgtgtgtttccagctctTACCACAAAGTTGACAACATTGATGTGGTATGGAATCCCACCCATCTCCTCGCACTTcctcatgttctctctctcGGGGTCTCCAGCAACCAAAACAGGAGTGCCTTGGTCAGACTATGGCACAACAATCCAAAAAGTATACAATAAGAATTCATGCAAATGCAACGATTTTGCAGTCAGTCCAAATCATCAGCATGTTGTGCCGTGGCTTTTCTCACCGGCTCCAGGTCTCTCTGGATTGACATCAGGTCAGACATCCTGTCTTTGAAATCAGGATGAAAGTTGTCTGGGTTGATTGCCACGAAGCACTGACCCTGAAAACACAGCCGGCGACACTGTAAGCTGGccaacagcaaaaaacacacttcatgTCACATTGCCTGAGTCCAGTTCACTGAATTTTTCCAGAAAAGAGTTGCAGCATGTTTCCGCATCACCACTGGGTGaacaaaaaataatcaaaatgaatgtgataactggtttattattattttgattccACAAGAACCTCTAaaatgacagaggaggaaaagttaCACTGACATTAAGCAGTTATTACATAACACACAGTGTGTTATGTAATAAGGTAACAGGTCCAAGTCAaagccaaaaacaaaaccagataCTGAGCTGCAACATCCGTAGAGCACGTACCAGGTTGGCCACACGGCCCGTCTCTTTCCACATGCGGATGTGTTTGCTGTACTGAGCTCCGGCCAGAATCCCACAGAATATCTCCACCATCATGCCCAGGCCGTAGCCTTTGTAGCCTCCTGAAGGCGCCGACCGAGGCAGAACCACGGGAGGAAATGAAGACTTGATATTATCACAATAGTCCAAGCTATCACCGGACACCGTATTCTCACCGACTCATTTCTGCCACTCCTGATATTGTGACATGGGAATTTTCATTATTGAAAAGCACAGATTGATAAACACGAATATGACATTcacaataaatatgaaataagtACATACAGTACGTCTCTTTGAATATCAAACAAATCAAGCTAATATCAGAGTGTTGACGGAGTTTCTGACCTGTGGCCTCAGAGCCACCGATGGGCACCAGCCCCCCTCCATTCAGGACCTCCTTGGGGTCCGTTGTGATTTTTCCCTTGGAGTCACAGCCCCAGCCTTCGGGTATGGACTCCTCACGTCGTGCATGGAGCTCCACCTACGCACGTGATGGAAGATCAAATAAAGACTTCTGACTTTATCTGTAATCACTCGCTCATGCACTGCATTATGGGATCACATCCAACCTTTCCAAGAGCGACGGCTGAAGTGGCCATGTCCAGAACGAAGCTGTCTCCATCGTTGCCGGGAGCAGcaacactgatggggtttgtgCCGATGGTGCACTGCAGACACGACGGGACCAGAGTTTAGATCGTCACAGGTTTCAGGTAATACAAGTTATGACAACTTATAAAAAATGGATTTACCGCTTTCGCACGCGTGGGGACCACCAGTGGAGACGTGTTGGTGAATGACATACCCTGTGGAAATCCAATTCAGTATGACATTGTTATTTACAGCATAAAGTTCCTGATTTACTGAAGGTTAATGGAtatttgggtgtgtgtgtgtgtgtgtgtgtgtgcttcactCACAAtcatgttttccttcagtgcTTGCATTGCATAATATCCCGCTATACCATAATGGTTGGAACCTGAAGAAATGGATCATTTACTTACAGTGGACTCACTTACATGTTAAACCCTCAACCAGTATTCATTTAATGAATGCCGGATTCAGTTCTCTCATAGCTCTGTGcaagttcatttgaaaaattgATGTATAAGAATTGAATGATCAGAAATTAACTTACAGTATCTCCCAAAAAATGAACGTTAGAGTACAGACACCTCTTtggacacttctgaggaaggctgcagcttggcagccgaaacatgtcaaggtaggaaaaataacctctggcctgtgtatatgaatccaaaccatgaatacaaaaaaaggcctaatgaaccttatcggactCTTGTCTCCTCGCTATTTCCatacagtgaaataaataaatcaaataagaCCTGCTACATCTGGGATACTGCACTAAGTTTTTTGCAAACAGAGGAAGATCCGTGAATGTTCCTGAAAAGCCCCTGACATCAGCCTGGACTCACCGTGTGCCACCACCCAGCCGATGCCAACCTCTTTGGCTTTTTCAATGGCCAGCTGCATGCAGAAATTTCCTACGACTGGACCCAGAAGGTTCTTCCCATCCACCAGCGCCGTCGCTGCGGTCTGCTTCTCCACCACCGGCTCGCCGTCCTTCGCACAAATTCCCGACTTGACGTCGTTCACATACATATCTGTCGGCACAGACCTGAGTCACTGGAGGTGGCCACTCTGTGTTTGAGCAGAGTCTTGTGGAGCATCAGATGCTACAGTCTTAAAGTCTCTACTGACCCATTCTGTTGAGTCCATGGCTGCCGTGGCCCCTGTGATCTCCCTCGACCAGCACCTCGGCCAGGCTGCGAGCGTGATGTGCCTGGGTGCCCACTGCCAGCATGCATCTCTCGATGAAGCTCTGCACCtcactttttttaatcacacacctgcaggacgAGAGGAGACACGtcgtcatatatatatatatacaattcAGGATCATGAAGGACAGATTCCAGATCAACTTTTAGAAAAATTCAGGGTATTGGTGACCCAGTGGTGAGCACTCACAGTCAGAAATCGCCCTGTTCGGTTAGCGGCCATTCGGTgaggaatttgcatgttctcctcccACTGTTCAAAACCACGGGTTTATGGTTGACGAGCTCTAAATTCCAAATAAGTTTGTGATTTTCTGACTTGTGTCCTGCTTTCACCCTCAGCCAGTGGGTTCGTGATTAGGCCTGTGTGTAATTTCACTTCGTGCTTTATCTCCGTTTTTGTTTCAATGATATCTGCTGTTTTCTTGACTCTGATTGGGGTTTAGCAGTGGCTTCTACAGTCAGAGATGCACAGAGCAGTTCTCTtcataatgttttcattttttctgccCATGTATTTTCAGAAACCTGACATttgtctgaaaatgaaaaaaatacacacaagtGAACAATGCAGTCAAGCAACagcatttcacaacattttagGATTTTTGCAGCAAAAACGTGAACAAAAGTTCAAATTTGAGTTTTCCCAAACAAAAACCAGCTGCAGTGTACAGACGGACCATTATGAGTCTGAGGAAAGTGAGAATCATTACAACTGATAAATTGCTATTAAAGTAACaatatgaattattattatcatatatattattaaaaacaggaaaatattgAACACCGGTGGCTCTAAATAACCCAGAAATATGAACATATTCGTCGTCCGTCTCTGTTCTTTTCACTGCCATGGACTGGTGCCTGTCGAGTGTGCACCCTGTATTCACCTACAGTTCAGCTCAGGTGAAGgctcactgtttttgttttgctcacaCTTTATTTGCTTTCACGCCTGCAATGTACTCTGTGCTAATTGATTGTTAAGTAAAGGAAAACAACTTGTAAATTTTCGGTATGTGCGTAATTGCGTCCAGATATCAGCTTCACGCTGACGGTCTGGTGTGGTCTGAGTAAACCCTCAAACGTGCAAACTTCACAAAGTCACATCCCTGTTTTTAACTGAATAAGCACTTAGGCAGATGAACTTGTGTTAAAGCTGGAGGACAGTAcaaatttttaatcattttaatataCAGTCAGCAGGAATGCAGAGTGGGCAGAATTAGCCAAGTTTGAACTCTTAATCATGCTTTCTAAAATCCCCAAACTAGAGAatggtttcatttatttatcccCCAAAGtgttagaaagaaaaaaaaaacaaactctgcaCCATTGACAGCCAGTTTGGCGAGTAAAGCGTCACGACACAAAGCACACCAAAATCCATCTGTCAGCAGCTTTAAGACCCATTGTAAACCTCTTAATTTCGGAATCAAATTGTGTAAGTGTGCATGCCAAAACTTGCGCAAGTATTCATTCATCTGTGAACTGGAGAAGTCCATCTGAAGGATTTCACAATGTCCAAGTTAAAGTTCAGAGCTGAAGTCAAACACAAACCCGCTCTGTCAAATCAGGCTTCTTGGCTTCTTGTACAGCAGGAAAAATTACATcgcaaatattttttttttcttcaagcagGAGTTGACTTTGAAGACCGAATGacagcagaaggaggagtaTCTGTGTGCTGACTTGTCAGGTGGCGACTGTACACTGAAACAAGTCCCCAGGCTTCAACTGAAATGGCGCTTCAGTGACTGTCTTCTTTCATCATGTGTCATGCTGTGTCATGAGTAACTCCATCTGAGTGTGAATTTAgctgaaattaaataaaataggaTGAACTTTGGGTTTTTCATTGACTGGGTGACTCTGTGTGTTAAGAATATTTAGTTGCCAGTGTGTTCTGTACGCCTTAAAGCATGGAAATTAAAGGACAGAAGTTGCTATCAGGAGTGATACAACAGACCCAAGAAGAGAGAAGACGAGTGCTAATGCAGATATTTTTGGAACAAAACCCTCACTGAATTATTTGTATTGCatttgaaataaagaaacattGAAAGTAAGTTTAAGTGGGAAAACA
Above is a window of Salarias fasciatus chromosome 7, fSalaFa1.1, whole genome shotgun sequence DNA encoding:
- the LOC115391935 gene encoding uncharacterized protein LOC115391935 — its product is MTRCVIKKSEVQSFIERCMLAVGTQAHHARSLAEVLVEGDHRGHGSHGLNRMDMYVNDVKSGICAKDGEPVVEKQTAATALVDGKNLLGPVVGNFCMQLAIEKAKEVGIGWVVAHGSNHYGIAGYYAMQALKENMIGMSFTNTSPLVVPTRAKACTIGTNPISVAAPGNDGDSFVLDMATSAVALGKVELHARREESIPEGWGCDSKGKITTDPKEVLNGGGLVPIGGSEATGGYKGYGLGMMVEIFCGILAGAQYSKHIRMWKETGRVANLGQCFVAINPDNFHPDFKDRMSDLMSIQRDLEPSDQGTPVLVAGDPERENMRKCEEMGGIPYHINVVNFVNECAKQIGVSKLLPTV